A single region of the Streptomyces caelestis genome encodes:
- a CDS encoding DUF4350 domain-containing protein: protein MTTEATLPSTSASPTARQVWTRARGIALALVLLLVGAIAIAVLRSDARHGELDPRSADPNGSRAVAELLADRGVDTRVVTTLDEAAAAAGPDTTLLVAVPDLLSRSQQSRLHNVFADSGGRTVLVASGSASVERLAPGVTADPATSLGSTLSPNCDLPAARRAGTADTGGVRYTTTHLDADKCYPSERLATLLRLPAPTGDGDTVVLGAPDILLNDRLDKQGNASLALQLLGSRPHLVWYLPSLSDTSATGTEDERSFFDLLPSGWLWGTLQLFIAAALAALWRARRLGPLVPEKLPVAIRASETAEGRARLYRKADARDRAANAFRFTTRTRLAPLTGVPVTQAHTPEVLLPALSAHLHGDRQDLHALLFGPPPSDDAALITLADQLDALEREVRRP from the coding sequence ATGACCACCGAGGCCACGCTCCCGTCCACCTCGGCCTCGCCCACCGCACGCCAGGTATGGACCCGCGCGCGCGGCATCGCCCTCGCCCTCGTGCTGCTCCTGGTGGGAGCCATCGCCATCGCCGTGCTCCGGTCCGACGCCCGGCACGGCGAACTCGACCCGCGCTCCGCCGACCCCAACGGCAGCCGCGCCGTCGCCGAACTCCTCGCCGACCGGGGCGTTGACACACGCGTGGTCACCACCCTGGACGAGGCAGCCGCCGCAGCCGGCCCGGACACGACCCTCCTGGTCGCCGTCCCCGACCTGCTGAGCCGCAGTCAGCAGTCCCGTCTGCACAACGTCTTCGCCGACTCCGGCGGCCGTACCGTCCTGGTCGCCTCCGGCAGCGCGTCCGTCGAACGACTCGCCCCCGGCGTCACCGCCGACCCCGCCACCAGCCTCGGCTCGACGCTCTCTCCCAACTGCGACCTGCCCGCCGCCCGGCGCGCGGGCACCGCTGACACGGGCGGCGTCCGCTACACCACCACCCACCTCGACGCCGACAAGTGCTACCCCAGCGAGCGCCTGGCCACCCTGCTGCGCCTCCCGGCCCCGACCGGTGACGGCGACACCGTCGTCCTCGGCGCGCCCGACATCCTCCTCAACGACCGCCTGGACAAGCAGGGCAACGCCTCGCTCGCCCTCCAACTCCTCGGTTCCCGCCCCCATCTGGTCTGGTACCTCCCCTCGCTCTCCGACACCTCGGCCACCGGCACCGAGGACGAACGCAGCTTCTTCGACCTGCTCCCCTCGGGATGGCTCTGGGGCACCCTGCAGCTCTTCATCGCCGCAGCCCTGGCCGCCCTCTGGCGGGCACGTCGGCTCGGCCCCCTCGTGCCCGAAAAACTCCCCGTGGCGATCCGCGCCTCCGAAACCGCCGAAGGCCGCGCCCGTCTCTACCGCAAGGCCGACGCCCGCGACCGCGCGGCAAACGCTTTTCGCTTCACCACTCGCACCCGCCTCGCCCCCCTCACAGGCGTCCCCGTCACCCAGGCGCACACGCCCGAGGTCCTGCTCCCCGCCCTGTCCGCCCACCTCCACGGCGACCGACAGGACCTGCACGCCCTCCTCTTCGGACCACCGCCCAGCGACGACGCAGCACTCATCACACTCGCCGACCAACTCGACGCCCTCGAAAGAGAGGTACGCCGTCCATGA
- a CDS encoding LpqB family beta-propeller domain-containing protein — protein sequence MGADRGGRGRRTPGRVTAYAAGGVLLLAGCASMPDSGDLRGVESTPRQDTQVRVFAVPPGEDAQPSEIVQGFLEALTSDDPHYKTARQYLTGDAAKTWRPEVSTTVLTDGPGAKAEGAGGREDTGEITYMLTGTKVATVDAQQSYAPATGAYGRTVHLTQDEKSGQWRIDALPQGVVMGESDFQRNYMSVNKYFFASNTSVARADTQPTAVADPVYVRRRVDPMTQMVRSVLSGPTRWLGPVVRSSFPTGTALPKDAGALTPDDRNKLTVPLNDKAAGVGANRCEEMAAQLLFTLHSLSPAVDEVELRAGGAELCSLTQKTVDAAAFRSSVRRPDYLYFVDAKDRLVRIPAGSSATKPDPAPGALGEGDTALRSVAVSRDEHTAAGVSLDGKSLYVGSLVSGGSLGEPVLRSHGRTEADRLTSPSWDAHDGLWVADRDPDNPRLLLLEEGKGDPLEVRVPRLDGRVQAVRVAADGVRIALVVEKGGKKTLLIGLIEREGKPGEQPAVRVVELRSATPELEEITAMSWAGDSRLVVVGREHGGVEQMRYVQVDGSTPDVPAPAALTGVKEVTAAEDDQMPLVAYSVDGIVQLPSGGQWQKVTEGTAPVYPG from the coding sequence GTGGGCGCTGACCGTGGGGGGCGCGGTCGGCGTACGCCCGGGCGTGTGACGGCGTACGCCGCCGGTGGGGTCCTGCTGCTGGCGGGATGTGCCTCGATGCCGGACAGCGGGGATCTGCGGGGTGTGGAGTCCACCCCCCGCCAGGACACCCAGGTGCGGGTCTTCGCCGTGCCGCCGGGTGAGGACGCGCAGCCCTCGGAGATCGTGCAGGGCTTCCTGGAGGCGCTCACCAGCGACGATCCGCACTACAAGACCGCGCGCCAGTACCTGACCGGTGACGCCGCCAAGACGTGGCGGCCGGAGGTGTCCACCACCGTGCTGACGGACGGCCCGGGCGCCAAGGCCGAGGGCGCGGGCGGCCGGGAGGACACCGGCGAGATCACGTACATGCTGACCGGCACCAAGGTGGCCACCGTGGACGCGCAGCAGTCGTACGCGCCGGCGACCGGGGCGTACGGCAGGACCGTGCACCTCACGCAGGACGAGAAGAGCGGACAGTGGCGGATCGACGCGCTGCCGCAGGGCGTCGTCATGGGCGAGTCGGACTTCCAGCGCAACTACATGTCCGTCAACAAATACTTCTTCGCTTCGAACACCTCGGTGGCCCGGGCGGACACCCAGCCCACCGCGGTCGCCGACCCCGTGTACGTCCGCCGACGGGTGGACCCCATGACGCAGATGGTGCGCTCCGTCCTGAGCGGCCCCACGCGGTGGCTCGGGCCCGTGGTCAGGTCGAGCTTCCCCACCGGTACGGCGCTGCCGAAGGACGCCGGCGCGCTGACACCCGACGACCGGAACAAGCTGACGGTCCCGCTCAACGACAAGGCCGCGGGCGTCGGCGCCAACCGCTGCGAGGAGATGGCGGCCCAGCTGCTGTTCACGTTGCACAGCCTCAGTCCCGCGGTGGACGAGGTGGAGTTGCGGGCCGGCGGGGCGGAGCTGTGCTCGCTCACGCAGAAGACGGTCGATGCCGCCGCTTTCCGGAGCTCGGTGCGCCGCCCCGACTACCTGTACTTCGTCGATGCCAAGGACCGGCTGGTGCGGATCCCCGCGGGCAGCAGCGCCACCAAGCCGGACCCGGCGCCGGGCGCTCTGGGTGAGGGCGACACGGCACTGCGGTCGGTGGCGGTGTCGCGCGACGAGCACACCGCGGCCGGTGTCAGTCTCGACGGCAAGTCGCTGTACGTGGGGTCGCTGGTCTCGGGCGGTTCGCTGGGCGAGCCGGTGCTGCGCAGCCACGGCCGGACCGAGGCGGACCGGCTGACGAGCCCCAGCTGGGATGCGCACGACGGCCTGTGGGTGGCCGACCGGGACCCGGACAACCCCCGGCTGCTCCTGCTGGAGGAGGGCAAGGGCGATCCGCTGGAGGTGCGCGTGCCGCGCCTGGACGGTCGGGTCCAGGCCGTGCGGGTGGCCGCCGACGGGGTGCGGATCGCGCTCGTCGTGGAGAAGGGCGGCAAGAAGACCCTGCTCATCGGGCTGATCGAGCGGGAGGGCAAGCCGGGCGAGCAGCCGGCTGTCAGGGTGGTCGAACTGCGCTCCGCGACTCCGGAGTTGGAGGAGATCACCGCCATGTCGTGGGCCGGGGACAGCCGGCTCGTGGTGGTCGGGCGTGAGCACGGTGGTGTGGAGCAGATGCGGTACGTCCAGGTCGACGGCTCCACGCCGGACGTACCGGCGCCAGCGGCCCTGACCGGCGTGAAGGAGGTCACCGCCGCCGAGGACGACCAGATGCCGCTGGTGGCGTACTCGGTGGACGGGATCGTCCAGCTGCCGTCGGGCGGGCAGTGGCAGAAGGTGACGGAGGGGACGGCGCCGGTCTATCCGGGGTGA
- the mtrA gene encoding two-component system response regulator MtrA — MMSFMKGRVLVVDDDTALAEMLGIVLRGEGFEPSFVADGDKALAAFRESKPDLVLLDLMLPGRDGIEVCRLIRAESGVPIVMLTAKSDTVDVVVGLESGADDYIVKPFKPKELVARIRARLRRSEEPAPEQLAIGDLVIDVAGHSVKRDGQSIALTPLEFDLLVALARKPWQVFTREVLLEQVWGYRHAADTRLVNVHVQRLRSKVEKDPEKPEIVVTVRGVGYKAGPS, encoded by the coding sequence ATGATGTCGTTTATGAAGGGACGAGTCCTTGTCGTCGACGACGACACCGCACTGGCCGAGATGCTCGGCATTGTGCTGCGTGGTGAGGGTTTTGAGCCGTCTTTCGTGGCCGACGGCGACAAGGCGCTGGCCGCCTTCCGTGAGTCCAAGCCCGATCTGGTGCTGCTCGATCTGATGCTGCCCGGTCGGGACGGCATCGAGGTGTGCCGTCTGATCAGGGCGGAGTCCGGGGTGCCGATCGTGATGCTCACGGCGAAGAGCGACACGGTCGATGTCGTCGTGGGCCTTGAGTCGGGTGCCGATGACTACATCGTGAAGCCGTTCAAGCCGAAGGAGCTGGTGGCCCGGATCCGGGCGCGGCTCAGGAGGTCGGAGGAGCCTGCCCCGGAGCAGCTCGCCATCGGTGACCTGGTCATCGACGTGGCGGGGCACTCCGTGAAGCGGGACGGGCAGTCGATCGCGCTGACGCCGCTGGAGTTCGATCTGCTGGTCGCGCTCGCGCGCAAGCCGTGGCAGGTGTTCACGCGCGAGGTCCTGCTGGAGCAGGTGTGGGGCTACCGGCACGCGGCGGACACGCGGCTGGTCAATGTGCATGTGCAGCGGCTGCGCTCCAAGGTCGAGAAGGACCCGGAGAAGCCGGAGATCGTGGTGACCGTCCGTGGTGTCGGGTACAAGGCAGGGCCGAGCTGA
- the mtnA gene encoding S-methyl-5-thioribose-1-phosphate isomerase, giving the protein MADQYAYSGDDKRPTEIPAIRWEEPPEGPVLVLLDQTRLPAEEVELVCTDAPALVEAIRSLAVRGAPLLGIAGAYGVALAAVRGFDVEEAATALASARPTAVNLAVGVRRAQAAHEAALAKDGDIRQAAAAALAAARQLHQEDAEASARMAEHGLALLDELLPGGGHRILTHCNTGSLVSGGEGTAFAVALAAHRASRLRRLWVDETRPLLQGARLTAYEAARSGMAYTLLTDNAAGSLFAAGEVDAVLIGADRITADGSVANKVGSYPLAVLARYHHVPFIVVAPVTTVDPDTPDGASIEVEQRAGHEVTEFVAPQVPVTGAEAGGGIPVAPLGTQAYNPAFDVTPPELVTAIVTEEGVVSPVTAEALAQVCARSRRAAAG; this is encoded by the coding sequence ATGGCTGATCAGTACGCGTACAGCGGCGATGACAAACGGCCGACCGAGATCCCGGCGATCCGCTGGGAAGAACCACCGGAAGGACCCGTTCTGGTCCTTCTCGACCAGACGAGGCTGCCGGCTGAGGAGGTCGAACTGGTCTGTACGGACGCGCCCGCGCTCGTGGAGGCGATCCGCTCGCTCGCCGTGCGGGGGGCGCCCCTGCTCGGCATCGCGGGGGCGTACGGCGTCGCGCTCGCCGCCGTGCGGGGCTTCGACGTGGAGGAGGCCGCGACCGCGCTGGCGAGCGCCCGGCCGACCGCGGTGAACCTTGCCGTGGGGGTGCGCCGGGCGCAGGCGGCCCACGAGGCGGCGCTCGCCAAGGACGGTGACATCAGGCAGGCGGCCGCGGCGGCGCTGGCGGCGGCGCGGCAGTTGCACCAGGAGGACGCCGAGGCCAGTGCCCGGATGGCCGAGCATGGGCTGGCGCTGCTGGACGAGCTGCTGCCCGGCGGCGGGCACCGGATCCTCACCCACTGCAACACCGGTTCGCTGGTGTCGGGCGGCGAGGGGACGGCGTTCGCGGTGGCGCTCGCGGCGCACCGGGCGAGCCGGTTGCGGCGTCTGTGGGTGGACGAGACGCGCCCGTTGTTGCAGGGCGCCCGCCTGACGGCGTACGAGGCGGCGCGCAGCGGGATGGCGTACACACTGCTCACCGACAACGCCGCCGGGTCGCTGTTCGCCGCCGGTGAGGTGGACGCGGTGCTGATCGGGGCGGACCGCATCACGGCGGACGGTTCGGTGGCGAACAAGGTCGGGAGCTATCCGCTGGCGGTGCTCGCGCGGTATCACCACGTGCCGTTCATCGTGGTGGCGCCGGTGACGACGGTGGATCCGGACACTCCGGACGGGGCGTCCATCGAGGTCGAACAGCGGGCCGGTCATGAGGTGACCGAGTTCGTGGCGCCGCAGGTGCCGGTGACCGGGGCCGAGGCGGGCGGTGGCATTCCGGTGGCGCCGCTGGGGACGCAGGCGTACAACCCGGCGTTCGACGTGACCCCGCCCGAGCTGGTGACGGCGATCGTCACGGAGGAAGGCGTGGTGTCGCCCGTCACGGCCGAGGCGCTCGCCCAGGTGTGTGCCCGGTCGCGCCGGGCGGCGGCGGGCTGA
- a CDS encoding glycerophosphoryl diester phosphodiesterase membrane domain-containing protein, protein MNDTPGWASPGSAPSDGQKPDASGTAEPADRPGPAQPADQPGQPAQAPQGLGPQWSKDQPPPAQWSAPSGAGAPDDSGQAPPPPPPGPGWGTQPPGGYGPGGPGGYGPAGPGGPGGYGGPGAPGGHGGWGSAWGGPPPAAKPGVIPLRPLGVGEILDGAVSTMRTYWRTVLGISLTVAVITEIIVVLFQGLVLDDSSTEALNDPSATLSELSRAMGDAMLNSTVVFVISLVGTVIATALLTTVTSRAVLGKSVTIGEAWRDARPQVVKLFGLICLLLLITAGIVTAGTLPGILVSVAGSTGAGVALTVLGIIGAGIVALWLMIRFSLASPALMLEKQGIRKAMSRSTKLVRGTWWRIFGIQLLATIIANVVASIIVIPFTFLAAALSGDGVTGWLNSGGSSLGWTFLIVSGIGAVIGSMITFPITAGVTVLLYIDQRIRREALDLELARVAGVQGHGPTAPGATPGG, encoded by the coding sequence ATGAACGACACTCCGGGCTGGGCCTCGCCCGGATCCGCCCCGTCCGACGGGCAGAAGCCTGACGCGTCCGGCACTGCCGAGCCCGCCGACCGCCCCGGCCCCGCACAGCCCGCGGACCAGCCGGGCCAGCCAGCCCAGGCCCCGCAGGGCCTTGGCCCGCAGTGGTCCAAGGATCAGCCGCCACCCGCCCAGTGGTCCGCTCCCAGCGGCGCCGGAGCCCCGGACGACTCCGGCCAGGCTCCCCCGCCCCCGCCGCCCGGCCCGGGCTGGGGCACCCAGCCCCCCGGTGGATACGGCCCTGGCGGCCCTGGCGGATACGGCCCCGCCGGTCCGGGGGGCCCCGGCGGATACGGAGGTCCCGGTGCCCCCGGAGGCCATGGCGGCTGGGGCAGCGCCTGGGGCGGCCCCCCGCCCGCGGCCAAGCCCGGCGTGATCCCGCTCCGCCCGCTCGGCGTGGGCGAGATCCTCGACGGCGCGGTCTCCACCATGCGCACCTACTGGCGCACGGTTCTGGGCATCTCCCTGACCGTCGCGGTCATCACCGAGATCATCGTCGTGCTGTTCCAGGGACTCGTCCTGGACGACTCCAGCACCGAAGCCCTCAACGACCCGAGCGCCACCCTCAGCGAACTGAGCCGCGCCATGGGCGACGCCATGCTCAACTCCACCGTCGTCTTCGTCATCTCCCTGGTCGGCACCGTCATCGCGACCGCACTGCTCACCACCGTCACCAGCCGCGCCGTGCTCGGCAAGTCGGTGACGATCGGCGAGGCCTGGCGGGACGCCCGCCCTCAGGTCGTCAAACTCTTCGGCCTCATCTGCCTGCTGCTGCTCATCACCGCGGGCATCGTCACCGCGGGCACCCTGCCCGGCATCCTCGTCAGCGTCGCCGGGAGCACCGGCGCGGGCGTCGCCCTCACCGTCCTGGGCATCATCGGCGCCGGCATCGTCGCCCTGTGGCTGATGATCCGCTTCTCCCTGGCCTCGCCCGCCCTGATGCTGGAGAAGCAGGGCATCAGGAAGGCGATGAGCCGCTCCACGAAGCTGGTCCGGGGTACCTGGTGGCGGATTTTCGGCATCCAGCTGCTCGCCACGATCATCGCGAACGTCGTCGCCTCGATCATCGTCATCCCGTTCACCTTCCTCGCCGCGGCCCTCAGCGGCGACGGCGTCACCGGCTGGCTCAACAGTGGCGGCTCCAGCCTCGGCTGGACGTTCCTCATCGTCAGCGGCATCGGCGCGGTGATCGGCTCCATGATCACGTTCCCGATCACGGCGGGCGTCACCGTGCTCCTCTACATCGACCAGCGCATCCGCCGAGAGGCCCTCGACCTCGAACTGGCCCGCGTCGCCGGTGTCCAGGGCCACGGCCCCACCGCCCCCGGCGCCACCCCGGGGGGCTGA
- the mtrB gene encoding MtrAB system histidine kinase MtrB has product MSGDSAASAPGRSGGRPGRPVGRKKAGSRWARFLESGLLLQGGVQGSPVIRLFMRWVRRPLLPVMRLWRRNIQLKVVVTTLLMSLGVVLLLGFVVIGQVRNGLLDAKVKASQSQATGGFAVAKQRADEAASGTGDDVATADGRPAQNVSEWMSDLVSSLSSGGQGAFDVVTLPASDADGASGRGQRASGEVDWGRSVPPELRERIGSSTTAAQSYTRITYNNATKDSQPGLVVGKQVNDPNGDPYQLYYLFPLTQEEKSLSLVKGTLATAGLFVVVLLGAIAWLVVRQVVTPVRMAAGIAERLSAGRLQERMKVTGEDDIARLGEAFNKMAQNLQLKISQLEDLSRMQRRFVSDVSHELRTPLTTVRMAADVIHEARADFDPVTARSAELLADQLDRFESLLADLLEISRFDAGAAALEAEPIDLREVVRRVVSGAEPLAERKGTRIRVLGDQQPVVAEADARRVERVLRNLVVNAVEHGEGRDVVVKLAAAGGAVAVAVRDYGVGLKPGEATRVFSRFWRADPARARTTGGTGLGLSIALEDARLHGGWLQAWGEPGGGSQFRLTLPRTADEPLRGSPIPLEPKDSRRNRGLDDAGLPCRGGDGEKRATVPAQSASGPVRPGPARDPIPPRASSAAPTADPTALPGNGARVVPRPASGTRPQDDSQAIPEQPARDGSTSGPAGTAGHDGMSGSSGADGNGAVSGASGAAGSGKRSGPAGAARDQVGSGPRDADRDDGSAGSGRETESEKADRHGEASRGR; this is encoded by the coding sequence ATGTCCGGCGACAGTGCCGCTTCGGCGCCCGGACGGTCCGGGGGCCGCCCGGGGCGGCCTGTCGGGCGGAAGAAGGCGGGTTCCCGCTGGGCGCGGTTCCTGGAGAGCGGGCTGCTGCTCCAGGGCGGGGTCCAGGGAAGCCCGGTCATCCGGCTGTTCATGCGCTGGGTGCGCCGGCCGCTGCTGCCGGTCATGCGGCTGTGGCGGCGCAACATCCAGCTCAAGGTCGTCGTCACGACGTTGCTGATGTCGTTGGGCGTGGTCCTGCTGCTGGGCTTCGTCGTCATCGGACAGGTGCGCAACGGCCTGCTGGACGCCAAGGTGAAGGCGTCCCAGAGCCAGGCCACGGGTGGGTTCGCGGTGGCCAAGCAGCGGGCCGACGAGGCGGCGAGCGGGACCGGCGACGATGTCGCCACGGCGGACGGGCGTCCCGCGCAGAACGTCAGCGAGTGGATGAGCGACCTCGTGTCCTCGCTGTCCAGCGGCGGTCAGGGCGCCTTCGACGTGGTGACGCTCCCGGCCTCCGACGCGGATGGCGCGAGCGGCCGTGGGCAGCGTGCCTCCGGCGAGGTGGACTGGGGCAGGAGCGTGCCCCCCGAGCTGCGCGAGCGGATCGGCAGCAGCACGACGGCCGCGCAGAGCTACACCCGCATCACCTACAACAACGCGACCAAGGACTCCCAGCCGGGACTGGTCGTCGGCAAGCAGGTCAACGACCCCAACGGAGACCCGTACCAGCTCTACTACCTCTTCCCGCTCACCCAGGAGGAGAAGTCGCTGAGTTTGGTCAAGGGGACCCTAGCGACGGCCGGGCTGTTCGTCGTCGTGCTGCTGGGGGCCATCGCCTGGCTCGTCGTGCGGCAGGTCGTCACGCCGGTGCGGATGGCGGCGGGGATCGCCGAGCGGCTGTCCGCCGGGCGGCTTCAGGAACGGATGAAGGTCACCGGTGAGGATGACATCGCGCGGCTCGGCGAGGCGTTCAACAAGATGGCCCAGAACCTCCAGCTGAAGATCAGCCAGCTGGAGGACCTCTCGCGGATGCAGCGCCGGTTCGTGTCGGACGTGTCGCACGAGTTGCGTACGCCGCTGACGACCGTGCGAATGGCCGCGGACGTCATCCACGAGGCGCGTGCGGACTTCGACCCGGTGACCGCGCGGTCGGCTGAGCTGCTCGCCGACCAGCTGGACCGGTTCGAGTCGCTGCTCGCGGATCTGCTGGAGATCAGCCGGTTCGACGCGGGTGCCGCGGCGTTGGAGGCGGAGCCGATAGACCTCAGGGAGGTCGTACGGCGGGTGGTCAGCGGGGCCGAGCCGCTCGCGGAGCGCAAGGGCACGCGGATCCGCGTTCTGGGCGACCAGCAGCCCGTCGTCGCCGAGGCCGACGCCCGGCGCGTGGAGCGCGTGCTGCGCAACCTCGTCGTCAACGCCGTCGAGCACGGTGAGGGCAGGGACGTCGTCGTCAAGCTCGCCGCGGCGGGCGGTGCGGTCGCGGTCGCGGTGCGTGACTACGGGGTCGGGCTCAAGCCGGGCGAGGCGACCCGGGTGTTCAGCCGCTTCTGGCGGGCCGACCCGGCACGCGCGCGCACCACGGGTGGTACGGGTCTGGGGCTGTCGATCGCCCTGGAGGACGCGCGGCTGCACGGTGGCTGGCTTCAGGCGTGGGGTGAGCCGGGCGGCGGCTCACAGTTCCGGCTGACGCTGCCCAGGACCGCTGACGAGCCGCTGCGGGGCTCTCCCATACCGCTGGAGCCCAAGGACTCACGGCGGAACCGGGGGCTCGACGACGCCGGTCTGCCGTGCCGCGGCGGGGACGGTGAGAAGCGGGCGACCGTACCGGCACAGTCGGCGAGTGGGCCGGTGCGGCCGGGGCCGGCGCGGGATCCGATACCGCCGCGGGCGTCCTCCGCGGCCCCCACGGCCGATCCGACGGCGCTGCCCGGCAACGGGGCGCGTGTCGTGCCCCGGCCCGCCTCGGGCACGCGGCCGCAGGACGATTCGCAGGCGATCCCGGAACAGCCGGCTCGCGACGGGAGTACGAGCGGCCCGGCGGGCACGGCCGGCCATGACGGGATGAGCGGTTCGTCGGGCGCCGACGGCAACGGTGCGGTGAGTGGTGCGTCGGGCGCGGCCGGCAGCGGCAAGCGGAGTGGTCCTGCTGGGGCTGCTCGGGACCAGGTCGGGAGCGGGCCGCGGGATGCGGACAGGGACGACGGATCCGCAGGCTCGGGCAGGGAAACCGAGTCGGAGAAGGCGGACAGGCATGGGGAGGCATCTCGTGGGCGCTGA
- a CDS encoding AAA family ATPase, whose amino-acid sequence MDPTTDNAGQTGDQGTARAALEALRAEIAKAVVGQDPAVTGLVVALLCRGHVLLEGVPGVAKTLLVRALASALELDTKRVQFTPDLMPSDVTGSLVYDTRSAEFSFQPGPVFTNLLLADEINRTPPKTQSSLLEAMEERQVTVDGTPRPLPDPFLVAATQNPVEYEGTYPLPEAQLDRFLLKLTIPLPSRRDEIDVLTRHAEGFNPRDLHAAGVRPVAGPADLEAARAAVAKTTISPEITAYVVDICRATRESPSLTLGVSPRGATALLATARAWAWLTGRDYVIPDDVKALALPTLRHRVQLRPEAEMEGVTADSVINAILAHVPVPR is encoded by the coding sequence ATGGACCCGACCACTGACAACGCCGGGCAGACCGGGGACCAGGGCACCGCCCGAGCTGCCCTGGAGGCCCTGCGCGCCGAGATCGCCAAGGCCGTGGTCGGCCAGGACCCCGCCGTCACCGGCCTCGTCGTCGCCCTGCTCTGCCGCGGCCACGTCCTCCTCGAAGGCGTCCCCGGCGTCGCCAAGACCCTCCTGGTCCGCGCCCTCGCCTCCGCCCTCGAACTCGACACCAAACGCGTCCAGTTCACCCCCGACCTGATGCCCAGCGACGTCACCGGCTCCCTGGTCTACGACACCCGCAGCGCCGAGTTCTCCTTCCAGCCCGGCCCGGTCTTCACCAACCTCCTCCTCGCGGACGAGATCAACCGCACGCCCCCCAAGACCCAGTCGTCCCTCCTGGAAGCCATGGAGGAACGCCAGGTCACCGTCGACGGCACCCCCCGCCCCCTCCCCGACCCGTTCCTGGTCGCGGCAACGCAGAACCCGGTGGAGTACGAGGGCACCTACCCCCTCCCCGAAGCCCAGCTGGACCGCTTCCTCCTCAAACTCACCATCCCCCTCCCCTCCCGCCGGGACGAGATCGATGTCCTCACCCGCCACGCCGAGGGCTTCAACCCACGCGACCTCCACGCCGCCGGCGTACGCCCCGTAGCGGGTCCGGCCGACCTGGAAGCGGCCCGCGCCGCCGTCGCCAAGACGACGATCTCCCCGGAGATCACCGCATACGTCGTCGACATCTGCCGCGCCACCCGCGAGTCGCCGTCCCTCACCCTCGGCGTCTCCCCCCGAGGCGCCACGGCCCTCCTGGCCACCGCCCGCGCCTGGGCCTGGCTGACAGGCCGCGACTACGTCATCCCCGACGACGTGAAGGCACTAGCCCTCCCCACCCTCCGCCACCGCGTACAACTCCGCCCCGAGGCCGAAATGGAAGGCGTGACGGCCGACTCCGTCATCAACGCGATCCTCGCCCACGTCCCCGTCCCCCGCTGA
- a CDS encoding DUF4129 domain-containing protein — MSRAGEVLTSALPRAAIRTLLQAGDTSALSSARSADEPPLTTPRDPAREAARRELSKRMYHEDDPSLFQRALDAFWDWLDKLFNAASTATPGGALGLVVIILAVVAVLAALWWRLGTPRRQPTSSATLFDDRPRSAADHRAAAEAHAVQGHWNQAVQERMRALVRALEERALLDARPGRTADEAAAEAGRALPTHTDRLRTAARDFDDVTYGGRSATEQSYHRIAELDRDLERTKPQLASSSAHSTAPHTRQGAAE; from the coding sequence GTGAGCCGGGCGGGGGAAGTTCTCACATCGGCGCTCCCACGCGCCGCCATACGTACGCTGCTGCAGGCCGGTGACACCTCCGCACTGTCGTCGGCACGCTCCGCCGACGAGCCGCCCCTCACCACCCCGCGCGACCCCGCGCGCGAGGCGGCCCGGCGCGAGCTCTCGAAGCGGATGTACCACGAGGACGACCCCAGCCTGTTCCAGCGCGCCCTCGACGCCTTCTGGGACTGGCTCGACAAACTGTTCAACGCCGCCTCGACCGCCACGCCCGGCGGCGCACTCGGCCTGGTCGTCATCATCCTGGCCGTCGTCGCGGTCCTGGCCGCCCTCTGGTGGCGCCTGGGCACCCCGCGCCGCCAACCCACCTCGTCCGCCACCCTGTTCGACGACCGCCCCCGCAGCGCCGCGGACCACCGCGCAGCCGCCGAGGCACACGCCGTCCAGGGCCACTGGAACCAGGCCGTCCAGGAACGCATGCGGGCCCTCGTCCGCGCCCTGGAGGAACGCGCCCTCCTCGACGCCCGCCCCGGCCGCACCGCCGACGAGGCCGCCGCCGAAGCCGGCCGGGCCCTGCCCACCCACACCGACCGACTGCGCACCGCCGCCCGCGACTTCGACGACGTGACGTACGGCGGCCGGTCGGCGACCGAGCAGTCGTACCACCGCATCGCCGAACTCGACCGCGACCTGGAGCGCACCAAGCCCCAGCTCGCGAGCAGCAGCGCCCACAGCACGGCCCCCCACACGCGCCAGGGAGCCGCCGAATGA